A window of Burkholderiales bacterium genomic DNA:
CCCGTTCCGCCTTTACCCTTCGCCCATCGCTATAACTTGATCTCCACGTCCACCCCCGCCGGCAGATCGAGCTTCATCAGCGCGTCCACCGTCTTGTCGGTGGGATCTATGATGTCCATCAGCCTCAAGTGCGTGCGAATCTCGAACTGGTCGCGCGAGGTCTTGTTGACGTGGGGCGAGCGCAGGACATCGAAGCGCTCGATGCGTGTCGGCAGCGGCACGGGGCCGCGCACCACCGCCCCGGTCCGCTTGGCAGTTTCGACGATCTCCAGCGCCGACTGGTCGATCAGGCGGTAATCGAACGCCTTGAGGCGGATTCGTATCTTCTGGCTCTGCATGCTTTAACCCCATGTAAGCGTCTGGGCGCGGCGGCCGGTTCCGTAGGGGAAAGCGCCCCTCCACGGCCGTGGCCCGCGTCCCAGCCGCTATTCGATGATTTTCGCCACCACGCCGGCGCCCACCGTGCGCCCGCCCTCGCGGATGGCAAAGCGCAGCCCCTCCTCCATCGCAATCGGGGCAATCAAGCTCACCGTGATCGACACATTGTCCCCAGGCATCACCATCTCGGTGCCCGCCGGCAGCTCAATGGAGCCCGTCACATCGGTCGTGCGAAAGTAAAACTGCGGCCGATAACCGTTGAAAAACGGCGTGTGCCGACCCCCCTCCTCCTTGGAAAGCACATAGACCTCGGCAGTAAACTTGGTGTGCGGAGTGATCGTGCCCGGCTTCGCCAGCACCTGCCCGCGCTCCACCTCCTCGCGCTTGGTGCCCCGCAGCAACACCCCGATGTTGTCGCCCGCACGCCCCTCGTCCAGGAGCTTCCTGAACATCTCCACCCCCGTGCACACCGTCTTCTGGGTGGGCCTCAACCCTACAATCTCGATCTCGTCGCCCACCTTGATCACACCACGCTCCACCCGGCCCGTCACCACCGTGCCGCGCCCAGAGATCGAAAACACATCCTCCACCGGCATCAGGAAGGGCTTGTCGATGTCGCGCTTGGGCTCGGGAATGTACTCGTCTAAGGCTTCCGCCAGCTTCCAAATGGAGGGCTCCCCAATCTCCGACTGGTCCCCCTCCAGCGCCTTCAGCGCCGAGCCCACAATGATCGGGGTCTTGTCCCCAGGAAAATCATACTTGGACAACAACTCCCGAACCTCCATCTCCACCAGCTCCAGAAGCTCAGGATCGTCCACCATGTCGGCCTTGTTCAAATACACCACAATGTAGGGCACCCCCACCTGGCGCGCCAGCAAAATGTGCTCGCGCGTCTGCGGCATCGGCCCATCAGCCGCCGACACCACCAAAATCGCCCCATCCATCTGCGCCGCACCCGTGATCATGTTCTTGATGTAGTCCGCATGCCCCGGACAGTCTACGTGCGCATAGTGACGCTTGGCCGTCTCGTACTCCACGTGCGCCGTGTTGATCGTGATCCCCCGCGCCTTCTCCTCCGGCGCCGAATCAATCTCCTCGTACTTCTTCGCCTGACCCCCAAACTTCTTCGACAACACCAGCGTCAACGCCGCCGTCAGCGTCGTCTTGCCATGATCCACGTGCCCAATCGTGCCTACGTTCACATGCGGCTTCTTGCGCTCAAATTTCTCCTTGGCCATGACTGTTTCCTTCCGACGACTATTTCTTGTTGATGATCGCTTCCGCGACGTTGCGGGGCGCCTCGGCGTAGTGCTTGAACTCCATCGTGTACGTGGCGCGGCCCTGGGTAAGCGAGCGCAGCGTGGTGGAGTAGCCGAACATCTCGGCAAGCGGCACCTCGGCGCGGACCACCTTGAAGCCAGGTCGGTCCTCCATGCCCTGCACGATGCCACGGCGGGAGGACAGGTCGCCCATGACGTTGCCCATGAATTCCTCGGGAGTCTCGACCTCCACCGCCATCATGGGCTCGAGCAGCGTCGGGTTCGCTTTCCTGAGCGCCTCCTTGAAGCCGATGGAGGCCGCCATCTTGAAGGCGTTCTCGTTCGAGTCCACTTCGTGATAGGAGCCGTCGAACAGCGTGACTTTGACGTCCACGATCGGGAAGCCGGCCAGCACGCCGTTGGGCAGCGTGTCCTCCAGCCCCTTCTGCACCGCCGGGATGTACTCCCGCGGAACGACGCCGCCCTTGATGGCGTCGACGAACTCGAAGCCCTTGCCGGGCCCGTTGGGCTCCACCCGCAGCCACACGTGGCCGTACTGGCCGCGGCCTCCGGTCTGCTTGATGAACTTGCCCTCGGCCTCGGCGGCCTTCTTGATGGTTTCCCGGTAGGCAACCTGGGGAGCGCCGACGTTGGCCTCGACGCCGAACTCCCGCCGCATCCGGTCCACGATGATCTCCAGGTGCAGCTCGCCCATGCCGGAGATGATGGTTTGGCCGGATTCCTCGTCGGTGCGTACGCGAAACGACGGATCCTCCTGGGCCAGGCGGGAGAGGGCGATACCCATTTTTTCCTGGTCCGCCTTGGTCTTCGGCTCCACTGCCACGTGGATCACCGGCTCCGGGAACTCCATGCGCTCGAGGGTGATAACGTTGTTCGGATCGCACAGGGTATCGCCGGTGGACACGTCCTTGAGCCCCACTACCGCCGCGATGTCTCCCGCCCGAACCTCCTTGATTTCGGCGCGCTCGTTGGCGTGCATCTGCAGCAGGCGCCCGATGCGCTCCTTCTTCCCTTTGACCGGGTTGAAGACGGTGTCACCCGAATTGAGGACCCCGGAATAGACGCGCAGGAAGGTGATCTGGCCCACGTACGGGTCGGTCATGATCTTGAACGCGAGGGCCGAGAACGGAGCCTCGTCCTTCGCTTCCCGCTCGCCAGGCTGGCCGTTTTCCAGCACGCCCTTGACCGGGGGAATGTCGGCTGGCGACGGCAGGTAGTCGATCACCGCGTCCAGCATGGCCTGCACGCCCTTGTTCTTGAACGCGGAACCGCACAGCATGGGCACGATTTCGAACGAAATGGTGCGGCTGCGCAGCCCTTTCTTGATGTCCTCGACGGAGAGATCCCCTTCCTCGAGGTATTTGTTCATCAGCTCCTCGTCGGCCTCGGCGGCGCTCTCCACCATCTTGTCGCGCCACTCCTGGGCCTGGTCCCGCAGGCTCCCCGGGATGTCCTTGAGCTCGAACTTCATCCCTTGGGTGGAATCGTCCCAGTAGATCGCCTTCATGCGCACCAGGTCGACCACGCCTTCGAACTTCTCTTCGGCTCCGATCGGAATCTGGATCGGAACCGGGTTGGCCTTGAGCCGGGCCCTCATCTGCTCGAAGACCCTGAAGAAGTCGGCTCCCTGCCGATCCATCTTGTTGACGAAAGCCAGCCGGGGCACGCGGTACTTGTTGGCCTGGCGCCAGACCGTCTCGGACTGGGGCTGCACGCCGCCCACCGCGCAGTAGACCATGCACGCGCCGTCGAGCACCCGCATCGAGCGCTCCACCTCGATGGTGAAGTCCACGTGCCCCGGCGTGTCGATGATGTTGATCCGGTGCTCCGGATAGTTCTGGTCCATGCCCCTCCAGAAGCAGGTGGTGGCGGCCGAGGTGATGGTGATCCCGCGCTCCCGCTCCTGCTCCATCCAGTCCATGACCGCGGCGCCGTCGTGCACCTCCCCGATCTTGTGGGAGACACCCGTATAGAACAGGATGCGCTCGGTGGTCGTGGTCTTGCCGGCATCGATGTGGGCGCTGATGCCGATGTTGCGATAGCGCTGGATGGGGGTTGTGCGTGGCACTGCTGAAGACTTCCTGGTTGGACGTTAAAACCGGTAGTGACTGAAAGCCTTGTTGGCCTCGGCCATGCGATGCACTTCCTCGCGCTTCTTCACGGCGCCGCCGCGGCCCTCCGCCGCCTCGCTAAGCTCGTTAGCCAGCCGCAGGCCCATGGACTTCTCGCCGCGCTTGCGCGCCGCGTCGCGGATCCAGCGCATCGCCAGCGCGGTGCGGCGCACCGGGCGCACTTCCACCGGCACCTGATAGTTGGCCCCGCCGACGCGCCGGCTCTTCACCTCCACCATCGGCCGCACGTTGGCGAGCGCCTGGGAGAAAACCTCCAGCGGGTCCTTGCCCGAGCGCTTCTGTATTTGCTCCAGCGCGCCGTAGACGATGCGCTCGGCGACCGATTTCTTGCCCCGGGTCATGATCACGTTGATGAACTTGGCCACTTCCTGGTTCCCGAACTTCGGATCCGGAAGAACTTCGCGTTTCGGAACTTCTCTGCGTCGCGGCATAGCGCTTCCTTACACCTGTCCTTGGGTTGCGGCCCTCAGGCGGACTTCGGCCGCTTCGCCCCGTACTTGGAGCGGCCCTGCTTGCGGTCCTTGACGCCGGCGGTGTCTAGGCTGCCGCGGACGATGTGGTAGCGGACCCCGGGCAGGTCCTTAACCCGTCCCCCGCGGATCAGGACCACGGAATGTTCCTGGAGATTGTGCCCTTCCCCGCCGATGTAGCCGATGACCTCGTAGCCGTTGGTCAGGCGCACTTTGGCCACTTTGCGCAGCGCCGAGTTAGGCTTTTTCGGCGTCGTGGTATAGACACGCGTGCAAACGCCGCGCTTCTGGGGGCAGCCCTCGAGCGCCGGCACCTTGCTCTTCGCCCGCTTGGGCTCGCGGGGCTTGCGTACCAGCTGGTTGACTGTTGGCATGGTTGACCTTGTTTGCCGAAACCGAGCGCCGGGCATCTGGTTAGCGCCCGACCGCGCCTGACGTTCCAAAAAGCCGGGACGGCATGAATGCCGTCCCGTCCTCACCGAATTCAGCCGCCTTCGAGAGGGCCGGCAAGCGAGCCCGGCCACCCGAAAAAAGACTGTGAATTTTATGGGGTTAACAACGCGCTGTCAAGCAACGTGCGCCTGGTCCTGGGCCTGTCCTCCCTCGGTTTCCAGCGCCTCGGCCCCCTCGGCCACCTCTGCCCCCAGCGCCTGCCGGCGCCGCAGGTTGTGGTAGGCGAGGCCCGTTCCCGCCGGTATGAGGCGGCCGACGATGACGTTCTCCTTGAGCCCGCGCAGCTCGTCCCGCTTGCCCATGATCGCCGCCTCGGTGAGCACGCGGGTCGTCTCCTGGAAGGAGGCCGCGGAGATGAACGAATCGGTGGAGAGCGAGGCCTTGGTGATGCCGAGCAGCATGTATTCGTAGGTCGCGGGCTTCTTGCCCTCGGCCTCCAGCCGCTCGTTTTCCTCCAGCACCTCGGCGCGCTCCACCTGCTCGCCGGGGATGAACTTGCTGTCGCCGGCGTCGGCGATCTGCACCCGACGCAGCATCTGCCGCACGATCACCTCGATGTGCTTGTCGTTGATCTTCACGCCCTGCAACCGATAGACGTCCTGCACCTCGTCGATGACGTAGCGGGCCAGCTCCTCCACGCCCTGCAGGCGCAGGATATCGTGGGGATCCTTCGGGCCGTCCACGATCATCTCGCCCTTGTTCACCACCTGGCCGTCGTGCACCAGGACATGCTTGTCCTTCGGTATCAGGAACTCATGGGCCACCCCGTCCAGATCGGTGATCACCAACCGTTGCTTGCCCTTGGTGTCCTTGCCGAAGGAGACGGTACCGGTGACCTCCGCCAGCATGCCGGCGTCTTTGGGCGAGCGCGCTTCGAACAGCTCCGCCACCCGCGGCAAGCCGCCGGTGATGTCGCGTGTCTTGGAGGTCTCCTGGGGAATGCGCGCCAGCACTTCCCCGACGCCCACTTCCTGCCCGTCGCGCACCGTGATGATGGAGCCGATCTGGAAGGTGATGGTGACCGGCACGTCGGTGCCGGCCACTCTCACCTCCTGGCCGTCCCTGTCCAGCAGCTTGACCAGGGGCCGCAATCCCTTGGTCTGGGCCACGCCGCGCCGCTTGGGATCGATCACCACCAGGGTCGAAAGCCCCGTGACCTCGTCGATCTGGCGAGCCACGGTCACGCCTTCTTCCACGTTTTCGAACTTGATGGTGCCCGCGTACTCGGTGATGATCGGCCGAGTGTGGGGATCCCAGTTGGCCAGCATGGCCCCCGCCTTCACCGTCTGGCCGTCCTTAGCCAGCAAGGTGGCGCCGTAGGGGATTTTGTGCCGCTCGCGCTCGCGACCGCCCTCGTCCTGGATGAGCACCTCGCCATTGCGCGAGATCACCACCTGCTCGCCCCGGGCGTTGGTCACGTAGCGCATGCCCGCGGAGAAGCGCACCGTGCCGTTGGATTTGCTTTCCACGTGGCTCGCCGCGGTGGTTCGCGACGCGGCGCCGCCGATGTGGAACGTGCGCATGGTGAGCTGGGTTCCCGGCTCGCCGATCGACTGGGCGGCGATGACCCCCACGGCCTCGCCCACGTTGACCAGGGTCCCGCGCCCGAGATCGCGCCCATAGCACTTGGCGCACAGGCCCCAGCGGGTCTCGCAGGTGAGCGGCGTGCGCACCCGCACCTCGTCGACGCCCAGCGCCTCGACCTGGTCCACCAGGTTCTCGTCCAGCAGCGTCCCGGCGGGAACCAGGACGTCGCCCGTGTCCGGGTTGATGACGTCCACCGCGGTGACGCGCCCGAGGATGCGCTCGCGCAAGGGCTCTACCACCTCCCCGCCCTCCACCAGCGCCTTCATGGAGAAACCGTTGGTGGTGCCGCAATCGGCCTCCGTGACCACCAGATCCTGGGTCACGTCCACCAGACGCCGCGTCAGATAGCCGGAATTGGCGGTCTTGAGCGCCGTGTCCGCCAGGCCCTTGCGCGCGCCGTGGGTGGAGATGAAGTACTGCAGGACGTTCAGGCCCTCGCGGAAGTTGGCGGTAATCGGGGTCTCGATGATGGATCCGTCGGGCTTGGCCATCAATCCCCGCATGCCGGCAAGCTGCCGGATCTGGGCCGCCGAGCCCCGGGCGCCGGAGTCGGCCATCATGTAGATGGAGTTGAACGACTCCTGGGTGACCACGTTGCCCTTCTTGTCGGTCATCGGGACCCGCTGCTTCTTCTTCGGGTCCCATTGCATGACCTGCTCCTGGCCAAGCTGGTCCATCATCGCCTTGGCCACCTGGTCGGCCGCCCGACCCCAGATGTCCACCACTTTGTTGTAGCGCTCCCCCTGGGTCACCAGGCCCGAGGTGTACTGGGCCTCGATCTCCTGCACCTCCTTCTCGGCTTGGGCGATGATCTCGGACTTCTGGGGTGGCACCAGCATGTCGTCGACGCAAATCGAAAGCCCCGCGCGCGTCGCCAGGGAGAAGCCCGTGTACATGAGCTGGTCGGCGAAGATCACCGTTTCGCGCAAGCCGCAGCGGCGGAAGCTCATGTTGATCAGCCTGGAGATCTCCTTCTTCTTGAGCGGCTTGTCGATCAACTGGAACGGCAAGCCAGCGGGCAGAAGCTCCGAGAGCAGCGCCCGGCCCACCGTGGTGTCGTAACGGGTCCACTTCTCCCGCTTGTCGCCATCGGGTCCGATCTCGTACTCGCGGATGCGCACCTTGATGCGCGCGCCGAGCTCCACCTGCCTGGTCTCGTAGGCGCGCGCCACCTCGGCCACGTCGGCGAAGGCCATGCCCTCGCCCATGGCGCCGATCTTCTCCCGCGTCATGTAGTACAGGCCCAGCACGATGTCCTGGGAAGGAACGATGATCGGCTCGCCGTTGGCCGGGGACAGGATGTTGTTGGAGGAGAGCATGAGGGTGCGCGCCTCCATCTGCGCTTCCAGAGACAGGGGCACGTGCACCGCCATCTGGTCGCCGTCGAAGTCGGCGTTGAACGCCGTGCACACCAGCGGATGGAGCTGGATCGCCTTGCCCTCGATCAGCACCGGCTCGAACGCCTGGATGCCGAGGCGGTGCAGGGTGGGCGCGCGGTTGAGCAGCACCGGATGCTCGCGGATCACCTCTTCCAGGATGTCCCACACCTCGGGGGCTTCCTGTTCCACCATGCGCTTCGCCGCCTTGATGGTGGTGGCGAGCCCCAGCACTTCCAGCTTGTGGAAGATGAACGGCTTGAACAGCTCCAGCGCCATCTTCTTGGGCAGGCCGCACTGATGGAGCTTCAACTGGGGCCCCACCACGATCACCGAGCGGCCCGAGTAGTCCACCCGCTTGCCCAGCAGATTCTGACGGAAACGGCCGCCCTTGCCCTTGATCATGTCAGCCAGGGACTTGAGCGGGCGCTTGTTGGCGCCGGTCATGGCCTTGCCGCGGCGGCCGTTGTCGAGCAGCGAATCCACCGCCTCCTGGAGCATACGCTTCTCGTTGCGCACGATGATGTCCGGAGCCTTCAGCTCCAGCAGCCGTTTTAGGCGGTTGTTGCGGTTGATCACGCGGCGGTAGAGGTCGTTCAGGTCGGAGGTGGCGAAGCGCCCGCCGTCCAGGGGCACCAGCGGCCGCAGCTCCGGCGGCAGCACGGGCAACACTTCCAAGATCATCCATTCCGGCTTGATCCCGGACTTCTGGAAGGCTTCCAGCACCTTCAGGCGCTTGGCGATCTTCTTGATTTTGGAGTCGGAGCCCGTGGCTTCCAGCTCCTGGCGCAGCTTTTCGATCTCCTTGTTGAGGTCAAGGGTGCGCAGCAGCTCGCGGACACCCTCGGCGCCCATCTGGGCGGTGAAATCGTCCCCGTATTCTTCCACCTTGCTGAGGTAATCGTCCTCCGTCAGTAGCTGGCCGCGGTGCAGCGGGGTGAGGCCCGGGTCCACCACCACGTAGGCCTCGAAGTACAGGACGCGCTCGATGTCGCGCAATGTCATGTCCAGCACCATCCCCATGCGCGAAGGCAGGGATTTGAGGAACCAGATGTGGGCCACGGGCGAGGCGAGCTCAATGTGGCCCATGCGCTCGCGGCGCACCTTGGACAGGGTCACCTCGACGCCGCACTTCTCGCAGATCACGCCGCGATGCTTGAGCCGCTTGTACTTGCCGCACAGGCACTCGTAATCCTTGACGGGACCGAAGATCTTGGCGCAGAACAACCCGTCCCGCTCCGGCTTGAACGTGCGGTAGTTGATGGTCTCGGGCTTCTTGACCTCCCCGTAAGACCAGGAACGGATCTTCTCGGGCGACGCCAGGCCGATCTTGATGGCGTCGAATTCCTCTTCCTGGGTGACCTGCTTGAACAGATCCAGCAGTGCTTTCATAGCGTCTCCGTTGGCGCGTCAACGCAACAATTCGAAAATCTCCGCCGCAGGCAGCGCAAGAACCAGGAGGGATGACGATGCGAAAGCCCCTGTGCCTGCGCGCGCCTGCGGTCCGTGCCCACGTCAGTACCGCTCCAGATCGATGTCGATGGCGAGGGAGCGGATCTCCTTCACCAGCACGTTGAACGACTCGGGCATGCCGGCATCGATCTTGTGCTCCCCCTTGACGATGTTCTCGTAGACCTTGGTCCGGCCGGTGACGTCGTCCGACTTGACGGTGAGCATCTCCTGCAGCGTGTAGGCCGCTCCGTAGGCTTCCAGCGCCCACACCTCCATCTCGCCGAAGCGCTGTCCCCCGAACTGGGCCTTGCCGCCGAGGGGCTGCTGGGTCACCAGGCTGTAGGGGCCGGTGGAGCGGGCGTGCATCTTGTCGTCCACCAGATGGTGGAGCTTCAACATGTGCATGTAGCCCACCGTTACCTGGCGGTCGAACGGATCCCCCGTGCGACCGTCGTACAGGGTCACCTGGCCCGAGCGCGGCAACCCGGCCAGCTCCAGCATCGACTTGATCTCCTCCTCGGTAGCCCCGTCGAAAACCGGCGTGGCGAACGGCACGCCGTGCTTGAGGTTGTGGGCGAGCTCCAGCACCTCCTGGTCGGAGAGCTGGGACAGGTCTTCCTGCCGCCCGCTCGAGTTGTAAATCAGGTTGAGCGCCTTGCGCAGGTCCGCGATCTTGGCATGGGCCTTGAGCATCTCGCCGATCTTGAGGCCCAGCCCCTTGGCGGCCCAGCCGAGATGGGTTTCCAGGATCTGGCCGACGTTCATGCGCGACGGCACCCCCAAAGGATTGAGCACGATGTCTACGGGCGTGCCGTCGGCCATGTAGGGCATGTCCTCCACCGGCACGATCTTGGATATGACCCCCTTGTTGCCGTGGCGCCCCGCCATCTTGTCGCCCGGCTGCAGCCGGCGCTTGACGGCCAGGTACACCTTGACCATTTTGATCACGCCGGGCGGGAGCTCGTCGCCGCTGGTGAGCTTCTTCTTCTTCTCCTCGAACATGCGCTCGAATTCCTGCCTCTTCTGGGCCAGGCTTTCCTTGATCTGCTCGAGCTGCAGGGCGGCTTCTTCGCTGGCGAGCCGGATGTCGAACCAGTGGTGCGGGTCCAGGCTGTCCAGGTACTCCTTGGTGATCCGCGCGCCTTTGGCCAGCTTCTTCGGCCCGCCGTTGGCGGTCTTGCCGCGCAGCAACCGCTCCAGGCGCTCGAAGGCGTCCGCCTCCACGATCCGGAGCTGGTCGGCCAGGTCCTTCTTGTAGCGCTTGAGCTCCTCGTCGATGATCTGCTGGGCGCGCTTGTCCCGCTGGATTCCTTCCCGGGTAAAGACCTGCACGTCGATGACGGTGCCGGACATGCCCGACGGCACCCGAAGCGAGGTATCCTTCACATCCGAGGCTTTCTCGCCAAAGATGGCGCGCAGCAGCTTTTCCTCGGGGGTGAGCTGGGTCTCGCCCTTGGGCGTCACCTTGCCCACCAGCACGTCGCCCGCCTCCACCTCGGCGCCGATGTAGACGATGCCCGATTCGTCGAGCCTGGCGAGCTGCGCCTCGGAGAGGTTGGAGATGTCGCGGGTGATTTCCTCCGGCCCGAGTTTGGTGTCGCGGGCCACCACCGAGAGCTCCTCGATGTGGATGGAGGTGAAGCGGTCCTCCGCCACGACCCGCTCCGAGATCAGGATCGAGTCCTCGAAGTTGTAGCCGGTCCACGGCATGAAGGCCACCAGCAGGTTCTGGCCGAGGGCGAGTTCCCCCAGGTCCGTCGAGGCCCCGTCCGCGATCACGTCGCCGCGGGAGATCACGTCGCCCACCTTGACCACTGGGCGCTGGTTGATGTTGGTGTTCTGGTTGGAGCGGGTGTACTTGGTCAGGTTGTAGATGTCCACGCCCACTTCGCCCGCGCGCGTCTCCTTGTCGTGCACCCGCACCACGATGCGCGTGGAGTCCACGTAGTCCACCATCCCGCCGCGGCGCGCCCGCACCACGGTGCCCGAGTCCATGGCCGCCACGCCCTCGATGCCGGTGCCCACCAGCGGCTTCTCCGGTCTCAGGCACGGCACCGCCTGGCGCTGCATGTTGGAACCCATGAGCGCCCGGTTCGCGTCATCGTGCTCGAGGAAAGGGATGAGCGATGCGGCAACGGAGACGATCTGGGCCGGCGCCACATCCATGTACTGGATGCGGTCGGGCGTCGCCAGCATGAACTCGTTGTGGTGCCGGCAGGAAACTAGGTCGCTCACGAACCTGCCGTTCTTGTCCAGCTCCGCGTTCGCCTGGGCGATCACGAACTGACCCTCCTCGATGGCGGAAAGGTACTCGATCTGGTCGGTCACCCGGCCGTTTTCCACCTTGCGATAGGGCGTTTCGATGAAGCCGAACTCGTTGATCCTGGCATAGAGGGCGAGGGAGTTGATGAGGCCGATGTTGGGGCCTTCCGGCGTCTCGATGGGGCACACGCGCCCGTAATGGGTCGGGTGCACGTCCCGTACCTCGAAGCCGGCCCGCTCGCGGGTGAGTCCCCCGGGACCTAGCGCCGACACGCGCCGCTTGTGGGTGATCTCCGACAGGGGGTTGGTCTGATCCATGAACTGGGAGAGCTGGCTCGAGCCGAAGAACTCCCGGATCGCCGCCGAAACCGGCTTGGCGTTGATCAGATCGTGGGGCATCAGGTCCTCGGACTCGGCCTGGGACAGCCGCTCTTTGACCGCCCGCTCGACCCGTACCAGCCCGGCGCGGAACTGGTTCTCCGCCAGCTCGCCAACCGAGCGTACGCGCCGGTTGCCCAGGTGGTCGATGTCGTCGATCTCGCCGCGGCCGTTGCGCAGGTCCACCAGGATCTTGATGACAGCGATGATGTCGTCCTTGGTCAGGGTGTTGGGACCGGTGAGATCGTTGCGCCCGACCCGGCGATTGAACTTCATGCGCCCGACCGGGGACAGGTCGTAGCGGTCCTCGCTGAAGAACAAGCCGTTGAACAGGGTCTGCACCGCCTCCTCGGTGGGCGGCTCGCCCGGGCGCATCATGCGGTAGATGGCCACCATGGCCGCCATCTGGTCCGGCGTATCGTCGATGCGCAGGGTCTGGGAGACATAGGGTCCCTGATCCAGGTCGTTGGTGTAGATGGTTTTCACCCCCCGGATCCCGGCCTCCCGCAGCTTGGCGAGCAGCTCCTCGGTGATCTCGTCGTTCGCCCGGGCGATGAGCTCGCCCGTCTCCTGATTCACCACGTTATGGGCGAGCACCCGGCCCACCAGATACTCGTCCGGCACCGTGAGCTTGTGGATGCCCGCCTGCTGGATCTCCCGCACGTGCTTGGCGGTGATGCGCTTGTCCTTCTGGACGATGACCTTGCCGCCCTTTCCCAGGATGTCGAACCGCGCCACCTCGCCTCGCAGCCGCTCGGGCACCACCTCGAACTCGATGCCTTGGTCGCCGAAATGGAACGCGTCCTTTTCGAAGAAGGTGTCGAGGATCTGCTCCGGCGTCATGCCCATCGCCTTGAGCAGGATGCTCACGGGCATCTTGCGCCGGCGATCGACCCGGAAATAGAGGTAGTCCTTGGGGTCGAACTCGAAGTCAAGCCAGGAGCCGCGATACGGGATCACCCGCGCCGAAAAGAGCAGTTTCCCCGAGGAGTGGGTCTTGCCCCGGTCGTGCTCGAAAAACACCCCCGGCGAGCGGTGCAGCTGGGAGACGATCACCCGCTCGGTGCCGTTGATGACGAAGGA
This region includes:
- the rpoB gene encoding DNA-directed RNA polymerase subunit beta, which produces MTYSFTEKKRIRKSFAKRASVLNIPFLLATQLDSYSAFLQADTPPDKRKNQGLQAAFTSIFPIVSHSGNARLEFVSYTLGEPPFDVKECQQRGLTYAAPLRAKLRLALLDKEASKPTVKEVKEQEVYMGEIPLMTATGSFVINGTERVIVSQLHRSPGVFFEHDRGKTHSSGKLLFSARVIPYRGSWLDFEFDPKDYLYFRVDRRRKMPVSILLKAMGMTPEQILDTFFEKDAFHFGDQGIEFEVVPERLRGEVARFDILGKGGKVIVQKDKRITAKHVREIQQAGIHKLTVPDEYLVGRVLAHNVVNQETGELIARANDEITEELLAKLREAGIRGVKTIYTNDLDQGPYVSQTLRIDDTPDQMAAMVAIYRMMRPGEPPTEEAVQTLFNGLFFSEDRYDLSPVGRMKFNRRVGRNDLTGPNTLTKDDIIAVIKILVDLRNGRGEIDDIDHLGNRRVRSVGELAENQFRAGLVRVERAVKERLSQAESEDLMPHDLINAKPVSAAIREFFGSSQLSQFMDQTNPLSEITHKRRVSALGPGGLTRERAGFEVRDVHPTHYGRVCPIETPEGPNIGLINSLALYARINEFGFIETPYRKVENGRVTDQIEYLSAIEEGQFVIAQANAELDKNGRFVSDLVSCRHHNEFMLATPDRIQYMDVAPAQIVSVAASLIPFLEHDDANRALMGSNMQRQAVPCLRPEKPLVGTGIEGVAAMDSGTVVRARRGGMVDYVDSTRIVVRVHDKETRAGEVGVDIYNLTKYTRSNQNTNINQRPVVKVGDVISRGDVIADGASTDLGELALGQNLLVAFMPWTGYNFEDSILISERVVAEDRFTSIHIEELSVVARDTKLGPEEITRDISNLSEAQLARLDESGIVYIGAEVEAGDVLVGKVTPKGETQLTPEEKLLRAIFGEKASDVKDTSLRVPSGMSGTVIDVQVFTREGIQRDKRAQQIIDEELKRYKKDLADQLRIVEADAFERLERLLRGKTANGGPKKLAKGARITKEYLDSLDPHHWFDIRLASEEAALQLEQIKESLAQKRQEFERMFEEKKKKLTSGDELPPGVIKMVKVYLAVKRRLQPGDKMAGRHGNKGVISKIVPVEDMPYMADGTPVDIVLNPLGVPSRMNVGQILETHLGWAAKGLGLKIGEMLKAHAKIADLRKALNLIYNSSGRQEDLSQLSDQEVLELAHNLKHGVPFATPVFDGATEEEIKSMLELAGLPRSGQVTLYDGRTGDPFDRQVTVGYMHMLKLHHLVDDKMHARSTGPYSLVTQQPLGGKAQFGGQRFGEMEVWALEAYGAAYTLQEMLTVKSDDVTGRTKVYENIVKGEHKIDAGMPESFNVLVKEIRSLAIDIDLERY